One Arcobacter sp. FWKO B genomic window, TCTTTTAGCAAAACTTCTGCTTCGTGCTCAATTACCTTTGCTTTTGCTTTTGCTTGTTCAATATATATCTCAAACTTAGCACTATTTAACTTTTTAAATACAATAACCGTAACAATGGCTGATAAAACAGCTACAATTACCCCTACTATTAGATATTCCATATTAAAACCTTTTTATATTTTTATCACAGGCTTTTAGGTTTTACAAGCTTAAAAAGCTATTACTACATCTGCTTGAATATCATGATTTTGAGATAAGATTTTATCTGTTTTACAAAGTTCTCTTTGCACAAATACAATTAAAGGTTTTTTTGTCAATTTAGAAAAAAATCTATCATACATACCCTTACCAAAACCTATTCTTTTATATAAACCATCTATTCCTACGACTGGAACCACTGCTAACTCAATATCATGGTATAGTGTAGAAAAATTTGGTTGTCTTATTCCAAAAACAGATTCCACTAAAGGAAGTCTATACAAAACTGGTACGAAATGATCATTTTTTATGTATGGTACAAAAACTTTAATCCCTCTTTTTCTAAGCTTTATTATTAAAGGCTTTACATCAACTTCTATATCCATAGGAATATATAGTAAAACTGTTTTGACTTTTAAATCTTCAATCAAATTAAATATCTTTTGACTGATCACTTTATCTTTTTTGTATTTTGTAAAATTTGAAAACTTTTTTAATCTACTCAAACATGATTTTCTAAAATCACTTTTATTCACGAGGCCACCTTAAGCCAACTTTAGGTAAAATTCAAACCTAAAATAGATTTTACCACTAAGGAATTAAAATGAAGTTTAAAAAATTAGCATTTTTAACAATTTTATCAATTTTACTATTTGGAGGGTGTGATAGTAAAGATGGCATTGACTCAAGTGCAGTAGCTAAAAAATCACAAAAAGCTCCAGAATTCAACCTAATTACAACAAATCAAGAACAAATTCTTGTAAAAGTAGTTGATGATAAGTGGGTTTTTCAAGGATTAGAAAATAAAGTAATCTTATTAAACTTTTTTGCTACTTGGTGTCCACCATGTAAAGCTGAAATTCCACATTTAATTAGCCTTAAAAACAAATATCCTCAATTTGAAGTAGTTGCAGTCCTTGTAGAACAAGATAAATCAAATGATGAAATAAATTCATTTATAGCTGAACACAATATTAACTATCCAGTTACAAATAGTAATATGAATTTTATTCTTGCTGATGCAGTTGGTGGAGTAAGTACAATACCTACTATGTTTTTATTTGATTCAGAAGGAACACCTTATCAAAAATATGTAGGTATGGTTCCTGAAGAGATGCTTGCAAGCGATATCCAAAAAGCAACTATAACTAAAGAGTAATCTATATGTTTGGCTTATTCAAAAAAGAAACTCCAAAAGAACCTATAGCTGAAGAGATAGTTCAAGAGGCTAAAGAGGAGGAAAAAGAGAGTTTTTTTAAAAAAGCTTTTTCAAAAACAATATCAAATATCAAATCAATAGTACCTCAAAAACAAGAGAAAATTGATTTTGATATAATAGAAGAGATGCTAATTGAAGCAGATATGGAATATGATATTATCCAAAAAGCCATGGATGGACTTGATGAAAGTATCTCAAAAAAAGCATTAAGACATAGATTAATATCACTTTTTGAACATGTTCCTAATTTTGAGCTTGAATTACAAAGTCCTGAAGTAATACTTATTATAGGTGTTAATGGGGCTGGTAAAACAACAACTATTGCAAAACTTGCAAATATGTATAAAAAACAGGGAAAATCAGTAATACTTGGTGCGGGAGATACTTTTAGAGCTGCAGCTATTGAACAACTTAGTACTTGGGCAGAAAAACTAAATGTTCCTATCATAAAAACAAAACAAGGGCATGACCCAAGTGCAGTAGCTTATGACACTATTTCTTCAGCATTAGCAAAAAATATAGATGTTTGTATAATAGATACTGCGGGAAGACTTCAAACACAAACAAACTTAAGCAATGAACTCAAAAAAATATCAAAAGTGTGTGCTAAAGCATTAGGTGATAAACCATTTAAAAAATTTATGATATTAGATGGAACCCAAGGTAACAGTGCTATTGCACAAGCTAAAGCATTTAATGAAATGATACAAATAGATGGTATAATTGTTACTAAACTAGATGGTACTGCAAAAGGTGGAGCTTTATTTTCTATAGCAAATAGACTAGAACTTCCTATTTATTATATTGGGATTGGCGAAAAAGCTGACGATTTAATGAAATTTAGTCCAGACTATTTTGTTGATTCTATTTTAGATGAGATTTATACATAAAAGGTATAGAAATTGAAAAATGAAATTTTTGACTTCACAAAAATTAGTGATGATTGCATCAAATGTGGTAAATGTAAACCTGTATGTACTATTTTTAATATAAACCAAGACGAAACCACAAGTCCTAGGGGTTTTATTGACTTATTGGGGGCTTATAAAAGAGGTGAGCTAGAACTTGATAAGAATGCAAAAGATATATTTGAAAGCTGTTTTTTGTGTACAAATTGCGTAGAAGCATGTCCAAATGACTTACCAACAGATATGATAATAGAGCAAGTAAGAAGTGATATTGCCAAAAAATATGGAATTGCATGGTACAAAAGAGCGTTTTTTTGGCTTCTTAGAAATAGAACTATCATGGATATTGCTGCAAAATTTGGGTGGGTATTTCAAACTTGCAGTATCAAAATAAACGAAGCAAAACAAAGTGCGGTAGCAAGATTTGATTTAGGTTTACCTCTTATAAAAAACCGTGCCTTACCATTTGCTAAAAGAATCTCATTTTTAAATAAATATGCTGAAAATTTGGATAATCACGGAGATAAGAAAGTAGCTATATTTATAGGATGTATGGCAAATTATAGCTATACAAATATAGGTGATAGCTTGGTAGAAATCCTAAAAGAGCTAAAAATCAATGCCTTTATCCCTAAAAAACAGCTTTGTTGTGGAGCACCTGCATATTTTACTGGTGATTTTGATACTGTTGATTATTTGGTAAAGAAAAATATAGAATATTTTGAAAGCTGGATAGATGATGTAGAAGCTATCATAATACCTGAAGCTACTTGTAGTGCTATGATAAAAATAGACTGGGAACACTATCTTCACGACCAACCAGAATGGTTGGAAAGAGCAAAAAAAATAGCACCAAAAATATATATGGCAACTGAATATCTAGCCAACAAAACAAACCTAAAAGAAATACTAGAGAAAAAAGGTAAAAAGTTTGATGAGCTAGTCACTTATCATGACCCATGTCATGCCAAAAAAATGCAAGGTATACA contains:
- a CDS encoding 5-formyltetrahydrofolate cyclo-ligase — translated: MNKSDFRKSCLSRLKKFSNFTKYKKDKVISQKIFNLIEDLKVKTVLLYIPMDIEVDVKPLIIKLRKRGIKVFVPYIKNDHFVPVLYRLPLVESVFGIRQPNFSTLYHDIELAVVPVVGIDGLYKRIGFGKGMYDRFFSKLTKKPLIVFVQRELCKTDKILSQNHDIQADVVIAF
- a CDS encoding TlpA family protein disulfide reductase is translated as MKFKKLAFLTILSILLFGGCDSKDGIDSSAVAKKSQKAPEFNLITTNQEQILVKVVDDKWVFQGLENKVILLNFFATWCPPCKAEIPHLISLKNKYPQFEVVAVLVEQDKSNDEINSFIAEHNINYPVTNSNMNFILADAVGGVSTIPTMFLFDSEGTPYQKYVGMVPEEMLASDIQKATITKE
- the ftsY gene encoding signal recognition particle-docking protein FtsY, coding for MFGLFKKETPKEPIAEEIVQEAKEEEKESFFKKAFSKTISNIKSIVPQKQEKIDFDIIEEMLIEADMEYDIIQKAMDGLDESISKKALRHRLISLFEHVPNFELELQSPEVILIIGVNGAGKTTTIAKLANMYKKQGKSVILGAGDTFRAAAIEQLSTWAEKLNVPIIKTKQGHDPSAVAYDTISSALAKNIDVCIIDTAGRLQTQTNLSNELKKISKVCAKALGDKPFKKFMILDGTQGNSAIAQAKAFNEMIQIDGIIVTKLDGTAKGGALFSIANRLELPIYYIGIGEKADDLMKFSPDYFVDSILDEIYT
- a CDS encoding (Fe-S)-binding protein, producing MKNEIFDFTKISDDCIKCGKCKPVCTIFNINQDETTSPRGFIDLLGAYKRGELELDKNAKDIFESCFLCTNCVEACPNDLPTDMIIEQVRSDIAKKYGIAWYKRAFFWLLRNRTIMDIAAKFGWVFQTCSIKINEAKQSAVARFDLGLPLIKNRALPFAKRISFLNKYAENLDNHGDKKVAIFIGCMANYSYTNIGDSLVEILKELKINAFIPKKQLCCGAPAYFTGDFDTVDYLVKKNIEYFESWIDDVEAIIIPEATCSAMIKIDWEHYLHDQPEWLERAKKIAPKIYMATEYLANKTNLKEILEKKGKKFDELVTYHDPCHAKKMQGIHKEPRTLISKNYVLKEMSDPNRCCGFGGVTMQSEKYHFAVAAGLPKASMIKETKAQIVSAECSACRMQITNSLHQAGVDVVFKNPIELIAEAIK